From Alienimonas californiensis, a single genomic window includes:
- a CDS encoding IS5 family transposase encodes MAQCRLPEQFADVAAHHLPPDRPVGAEGGRPRTPNRTVLKVLWYVLTTGCRWRDVPPDMGCSGETARCRLIEWEDLGVWARVHLDFLRLLRRDGELKHETAIVDSVLVRAHGAGERTGPSPVDRGKPGCKYSLMVDRNGAALGVKVAGANASDHTQILPLVKEEFPKVGGKPGRPKETPDRLYADAGYDSEATRNVLRSLGIEPFIRKRGTPHGSGLGKVRWVVERTIGWVKGLRRLRVRYDRREEAIEAWNTLAMAVINFRLWRHAAADAD; translated from the coding sequence ATGGCCCAATGCCGCCTGCCCGAACAGTTCGCCGACGTCGCCGCCCACCACCTGCCGCCGGACCGCCCGGTCGGCGCCGAGGGCGGCCGACCCCGCACGCCCAACCGCACTGTGCTGAAGGTCCTGTGGTACGTCCTGACCACCGGCTGCCGCTGGCGGGACGTGCCCCCCGACATGGGCTGCTCCGGCGAGACCGCCCGGTGTCGACTGATCGAGTGGGAGGATCTCGGCGTCTGGGCCCGCGTGCACCTCGACTTTCTGCGGCTGCTCCGCCGAGACGGCGAGTTGAAGCACGAGACCGCGATCGTCGACTCGGTCTTGGTGCGGGCTCACGGGGCCGGCGAGCGAACTGGCCCCAGCCCCGTCGACCGCGGCAAACCGGGCTGCAAATACAGTCTGATGGTCGACCGGAACGGGGCGGCGCTGGGGGTGAAAGTGGCCGGCGCCAACGCCAGCGACCACACGCAGATCCTCCCGCTGGTGAAGGAGGAGTTTCCGAAGGTCGGCGGCAAGCCGGGTCGGCCGAAGGAAACCCCGGACCGGCTGTACGCGGACGCTGGCTACGACAGCGAGGCGACGCGGAACGTACTGCGTTCGTTGGGGATCGAACCCTTCATCCGCAAACGCGGGACGCCGCACGGCAGCGGGCTTGGCAAGGTGCGGTGGGTGGTGGAGCGGACGATCGGCTGGGTGAAGGGCCTGCGGCGGCTGCGGGTGCGGTACGACCGGCGGGAGGAGGCGATCGAAGCGTGGAACACGCTGGCCATGGCCGTGATCAACTTCCGACTCTGGCGACACGCCGCCGCGGACGCTGATTAA
- a CDS encoding sodium-dependent transporter — MSDDVSAVPPAPPHNAEAIDAPPPDSPAAAWGSRIGVILAVAGSAVGLGNFLRFPGQAAQNGGGAFMIPYFISLLILGIPLAWVEWTIGRYGGLKGFNSAPGIYASVWRNRFAKYLGALAVLIPLSIYFYYVLIEAWCLGYAIDYLMGNLNLGTDVDAYGDHFNGFVGANENGALFSGKTLYILAATFALNFFLIWRGVDKGIETFCKIAIPAMVVLAVIVLIRVMTLGAPVADAPERDVEAGLGFMWNPDFKALLNGETWLAAAGQIFFSLSVGFGVVINYSSYMKRRDDVALSGLTASSMNEFFEVCLGGMITLPAAFIFLGVSAGTLSTFGLGFNALPNVFAQMPGGQWFGFAWFTMLFLAAVTSSVSMLNPVFAFLEEALQIGRNGAVAVLLVLGILGTGTIAFFSEGLMVLDTVDFWIGTFALFVLALAQVLMYGWAFGIEKGEREMHVGAHIRVPRFVQYLLKYVSPAFLLIVFTAFCVQNLPDRLSALAETENRPALGAVLGVLGLLALIVVTIGVTARRWDPAELEQKTATGEIA, encoded by the coding sequence GTGAGCGACGACGTTTCCGCAGTGCCCCCCGCCCCGCCCCACAACGCGGAGGCCATCGACGCCCCGCCGCCGGATTCCCCCGCGGCGGCCTGGGGGAGCCGGATCGGCGTGATCCTCGCCGTGGCCGGCAGCGCCGTCGGGCTCGGCAACTTCCTGCGGTTCCCCGGGCAGGCGGCCCAGAACGGCGGGGGGGCCTTCATGATCCCCTACTTCATCTCCCTACTGATCCTGGGCATTCCGCTGGCCTGGGTGGAGTGGACGATCGGCCGGTACGGCGGCCTGAAGGGCTTCAACAGCGCTCCCGGCATCTACGCCAGCGTGTGGCGGAACAGGTTCGCCAAGTATCTCGGGGCGTTGGCGGTACTGATCCCGCTGTCGATCTACTTCTATTACGTGCTGATCGAAGCGTGGTGTCTCGGCTACGCAATCGATTACCTGATGGGCAATCTGAACCTCGGGACCGACGTCGACGCCTACGGCGACCACTTCAACGGGTTCGTCGGCGCGAACGAGAACGGGGCATTGTTCAGCGGCAAGACGCTCTACATCCTCGCGGCGACCTTCGCCCTGAACTTCTTCCTGATCTGGCGCGGCGTCGACAAGGGCATCGAGACGTTCTGCAAAATCGCGATCCCGGCGATGGTCGTGCTGGCGGTGATCGTGCTGATCCGGGTGATGACGTTGGGGGCCCCGGTCGCCGACGCACCGGAGCGAGACGTGGAGGCCGGGCTCGGCTTCATGTGGAACCCGGACTTCAAGGCGCTGCTCAACGGCGAAACGTGGCTCGCGGCGGCGGGACAGATCTTCTTCAGCCTGTCCGTCGGCTTCGGCGTGGTCATCAACTACTCCAGCTACATGAAGCGTCGGGACGACGTGGCCCTGTCCGGTCTGACGGCCAGCAGCATGAATGAGTTCTTCGAGGTCTGCCTCGGCGGGATGATCACCCTCCCGGCGGCGTTCATTTTTCTGGGCGTGTCGGCCGGGACGCTCAGCACGTTCGGCCTCGGGTTCAACGCGCTGCCGAACGTCTTCGCTCAGATGCCCGGCGGCCAGTGGTTCGGATTCGCCTGGTTCACGATGCTGTTCCTCGCCGCGGTGACCAGCAGCGTGAGCATGCTGAACCCGGTGTTCGCCTTCCTGGAGGAAGCGTTGCAGATCGGCCGCAACGGGGCGGTCGCGGTGCTGCTCGTGCTTGGCATCCTCGGCACCGGCACGATCGCCTTCTTCTCCGAGGGGCTGATGGTGCTGGATACTGTCGACTTCTGGATCGGCACCTTCGCCTTGTTCGTGCTCGCTCTGGCCCAGGTGTTGATGTACGGCTGGGCCTTCGGCATCGAGAAGGGCGAGCGGGAGATGCACGTCGGCGCCCACATCCGGGTGCCCCGCTTCGTGCAGTACTTGCTCAAATACGTCTCCCCGGCCTTCCTGCTGATCGTGTTCACGGCGTTCTGCGTGCAGAATCTGCCGGACCGGCTCTCTGCTCTCGCAGAAACGGAGAACCGCCCGGCGCTGGGGGCGGTGCTGGGCGTACTGGGCCTGCTCGCTCTGATCGTCGTGACAATCGGCGTGACCGCCCGGCGTTGGGATCCCGCTGAACTGGAACAAAAAACCGCTACCGGAGAGATCGCATGA